A genomic region of Leptolyngbya sp. NIES-2104 contains the following coding sequences:
- a CDS encoding Gfo/Idh/MocA family protein has translation MNTSRKIRYAVVGLGWIAQATVLPGFKNIRENSEITALVSNDPEKLEKLSKQYGIQNTYSYDEYDDCLNSGEIDAVYIALPNHLHKEYTIRAAEAGIHVLCEKPMAVTAQECQEMIRSCNENAVKLMIAYRLHFEEANLQAIDILKSGQIGEPRIFNSVFTQQVKPGDIRLQTALGGGTIADIGIYCINAARYLFQDEPIEVFATSATNGEDRFKEVAEMTTAILRFPGDRLATFTTSFGAAPVSTYQVVGTKGDIRLDSAYATEGEIKHQLTIDGETQERSFSDVDQFSAELVYFSNCILEDRPPEPSGMEGLNDVRIIQALEQSIKNKQFVPVADLDRHARPSMEQVMRLPAVEAPELVNASDPSGKG, from the coding sequence ATGAATACTTCTCGAAAAATTCGGTATGCGGTTGTTGGTCTTGGCTGGATTGCCCAAGCGACCGTTCTTCCAGGCTTCAAAAACATTCGCGAAAATTCTGAAATTACCGCTCTGGTTTCCAATGATCCAGAGAAGTTAGAAAAGCTATCGAAACAGTATGGAATTCAAAATACATACAGCTACGATGAGTATGATGATTGCTTAAATAGCGGCGAAATTGACGCGGTTTATATCGCTCTACCAAATCACTTGCACAAAGAATACACAATTCGAGCAGCAGAAGCCGGAATTCATGTGCTGTGTGAAAAGCCAATGGCAGTAACCGCACAAGAATGTCAAGAAATGATCCGCTCGTGCAATGAAAACGCGGTCAAGCTGATGATCGCTTATCGATTGCACTTTGAAGAAGCGAACTTACAAGCGATCGACATTCTCAAATCCGGTCAAATCGGTGAACCGCGCATCTTTAATTCAGTTTTCACTCAACAAGTAAAACCGGGCGATATTCGTTTACAAACTGCGCTCGGTGGTGGAACGATCGCCGATATTGGAATTTACTGCATTAATGCTGCTCGGTATCTCTTCCAGGACGAACCGATCGAGGTTTTCGCCACCAGTGCCACCAATGGAGAAGATCGCTTCAAAGAAGTCGCTGAGATGACGACTGCGATTCTAAGATTCCCAGGCGATCGATTAGCAACATTCACAACCAGTTTCGGGGCGGCTCCAGTTTCGACCTATCAAGTGGTTGGAACAAAAGGCGATATAAGGCTCGATTCTGCTTATGCAACTGAGGGCGAGATCAAGCATCAATTGACGATCGATGGTGAAACTCAAGAGCGATCGTTTTCTGATGTCGATCAGTTCTCGGCTGAATTGGTGTACTTCTCGAATTGTATTTTGGAAGATCGACCTCCTGAACCTTCGGGAATGGAAGGCTTAAATGATGTGCGAATTATTCAAGCGCTGGAGCAATCGATCAAGAATAAGCAGTTTGTACCCGTTGCGGATCTCGATCGACATGCGCGTCCAAGTATGGAACAAGTGATGCGTTTACCTGCGGTGGAAGCTCCAGAGTTAGTGAATGCAAGCGATCCTTCTGGAAAGGGTTAG
- a CDS encoding efflux RND transporter periplasmic adaptor subunit gives MMRLPIPVRLTLSQLGLAGVFLLGGCNLIPAGDAQQQPNPQNQQGNAAAVDTTVVELGSLNEEQTYTGTTRPFREISLRSQAEGRITDISVNVGDPVQAGQTLARLDGTIANSSVAQAEAEVAARESEVASLQAEVEDARTQVERARLELQQARSDAERQAILFRQGATSAQQAETARTAAGTAEQALRSAEKQVANRQQAVTAAARRITAQQAIVNQERERQSFSVLTSPVNGAVLARPTEPGNLAQAGTEVLRIGDFNQVKVQVQVSEREFATIRVGQRAQVRLDALPNQMIAGTVTRIAPAAETRARLIPIEVTIPNPNGRIGSGLLARVSFQGGQSQRVVVPEGATQIGQRPGQRPQQAQEAPKSGTVYVVSKSGEQATVSPRQVQLGNRANGQVEILSGVNAGETIVVRSSGKLEAGAPVRLSILSKG, from the coding sequence ATGATGCGACTCCCGATTCCTGTCCGCTTAACGCTCAGTCAACTCGGACTCGCCGGAGTATTCCTTCTGGGTGGGTGCAATTTGATTCCAGCAGGGGATGCCCAACAGCAGCCCAATCCCCAAAATCAGCAAGGTAATGCAGCCGCAGTTGATACCACAGTCGTCGAACTCGGAAGCTTGAACGAAGAGCAGACCTATACCGGAACAACCCGACCGTTTCGAGAAATCTCACTGCGATCGCAAGCCGAAGGCAGAATTACGGACATTAGCGTAAATGTGGGTGATCCAGTGCAGGCGGGTCAAACGTTAGCTCGATTAGATGGCACGATCGCAAATTCGTCTGTTGCACAAGCAGAAGCAGAAGTGGCGGCACGAGAATCAGAAGTTGCAAGTTTACAAGCGGAAGTGGAGGATGCTCGAACTCAGGTAGAACGGGCAAGATTAGAATTGCAACAAGCGCGATCGGATGCGGAGCGGCAAGCGATTCTGTTCCGTCAGGGTGCAACTTCAGCGCAACAAGCGGAAACCGCGAGAACAGCAGCCGGAACAGCAGAACAAGCATTACGATCGGCAGAAAAACAGGTTGCGAATCGGCAGCAAGCAGTCACTGCCGCCGCGAGACGAATTACGGCACAACAAGCGATCGTCAATCAAGAGCGAGAAAGACAGTCTTTTAGTGTGTTAACTTCGCCAGTCAATGGAGCCGTTTTAGCGCGTCCGACGGAACCGGGAAATTTAGCACAAGCGGGAACGGAAGTTTTACGCATCGGTGACTTCAATCAGGTGAAAGTTCAGGTGCAAGTGTCAGAGCGAGAATTTGCCACGATTCGAGTCGGGCAGAGAGCACAAGTCCGCTTAGATGCACTTCCAAATCAAATGATCGCGGGAACCGTGACGCGAATTGCTCCAGCAGCAGAAACACGAGCGAGATTGATCCCGATCGAAGTCACGATTCCAAATCCAAACGGCAGAATTGGCAGCGGATTGCTAGCGCGAGTCAGTTTTCAAGGCGGACAATCTCAGCGCGTCGTGGTTCCCGAAGGAGCGACCCAGATCGGACAGCGACCTGGACAAAGACCGCAACAAGCTCAAGAGGCTCCGAAGTCCGGTACGGTTTATGTCGTGAGCAAATCTGGTGAACAAGCGACAGTTAGCCCCCGACAAGTGCAGCTTGGTAATCGGGCAAATGGACAAGTCGAAATTTTATCGGGTGTGAATGCGGGAGAAACGATCGTCGTTCGCAGTAGTGGCAAGTTAGAAGCGGGTGCGCCCGTTCGGTTGAGCATTTTATCGAAGGGATAA